One Deltaproteobacteria bacterium PRO3 genomic window carries:
- a CDS encoding acyl carrier protein translates to MDETTSKLILLVADRFHVDSKKLKPEDDFFEKLGINSLQALDLLGDLEVAFDVTIPDYVLKETTTFQDLAKAIEGSK, encoded by the coding sequence ATGGATGAAACCACAAGCAAGCTGATCCTGTTGGTCGCGGATCGATTCCACGTCGATTCCAAGAAGCTCAAGCCTGAAGACGACTTTTTCGAGAAGTTGGGCATCAACAGCCTGCAAGCCCTGGATCTTCTGGGGGACCTGGAGGTGGCCTTCGACGTCACGATTCCGGATTACGTCCTCAAAGAAACGACCACCTTCCAGGATCTGGCGAAGGCGATCGAAGGATCGAAATGA
- a CDS encoding NAD-dependent epimerase/dehydratase family protein, with protein MPKLSIHRAYRGRHILLTGASGFLGKVWLSLMLDRVPEIEKIYVLVRRKRDLGAWERFEEIVATSYAFEPLHRRHGAGLGAYLGARVEVVEGDVSLPDFGIEASVAEELFRKLDLIVHCAGLVDFEPDLREAVATNISGAIHAVDFAKRCRQAALVHVSTCYVVGDIREGLAPETLAADYTPNGRPMNAEAEYDELLSFVKTASLKDSEWVEEARRRAAGYGWPNGYTYSKSLAESLIRKRAGKLKYSVVRPAVVESSMQYPFPGWNEGAQTCAPLSYLLGTWLRFFPINTRHVLDVIPVDHVCQAVTVAGAALMEGCPSEVIQVGSSQRNPLRLDRMLELLNLAHRAHWRQSASPLERIFLSRWDSVAVSQDSSLGPESLRKAATAVFEALRGLKERSPKAVHEYLNKALSSVNKAKWALVKTEKVVEVFAPFIYRTDFRFVTEALAKYQIEEEEFAARPEDIDWRHYILKVLEPGLRRWCYPVLEGKPVEKLSVPEGFCIPREGRAGLRIAGRGR; from the coding sequence ATGCCGAAACTTTCCATCCATCGCGCCTATCGCGGCAGACACATCCTCCTGACCGGGGCCTCCGGATTTCTGGGCAAGGTATGGCTTTCCTTGATGCTCGACCGCGTTCCGGAAATCGAAAAGATCTACGTGCTCGTCCGACGCAAGCGCGACTTGGGCGCCTGGGAGCGCTTCGAGGAGATCGTCGCGACTTCCTACGCCTTCGAGCCCTTGCACCGCAGGCATGGCGCGGGGTTGGGCGCCTATTTGGGAGCGCGGGTCGAGGTCGTGGAGGGGGATGTTTCGCTCCCGGATTTCGGGATCGAGGCCTCCGTCGCGGAGGAATTATTCCGAAAATTGGACTTGATCGTACACTGCGCGGGCTTGGTGGATTTCGAGCCGGACCTGCGGGAGGCTGTGGCCACGAATATCTCCGGCGCCATTCACGCAGTGGACTTCGCCAAGCGTTGCCGGCAAGCCGCCCTGGTCCACGTCTCGACCTGTTACGTGGTCGGCGATATCCGCGAAGGCCTCGCGCCGGAGACCTTGGCGGCCGACTACACGCCCAACGGCAGGCCCATGAACGCCGAGGCCGAATACGACGAGCTCTTGAGCTTCGTGAAGACCGCGAGCCTCAAGGACTCCGAGTGGGTCGAGGAGGCGCGACGGCGCGCCGCCGGCTACGGCTGGCCCAATGGATACACTTATTCGAAGAGCCTGGCCGAGAGCCTGATCCGGAAGCGCGCGGGAAAATTGAAATACAGCGTGGTCCGCCCCGCCGTCGTCGAGAGCTCGATGCAATACCCCTTTCCAGGCTGGAACGAGGGCGCCCAGACCTGCGCGCCGCTTTCCTACCTATTGGGGACCTGGCTGCGTTTTTTTCCGATCAACACCCGGCATGTCCTGGACGTGATCCCGGTCGACCACGTCTGCCAGGCGGTCACCGTGGCGGGCGCGGCCCTGATGGAGGGCTGTCCCTCGGAAGTGATCCAAGTCGGCAGCTCGCAACGGAATCCCCTGCGTCTGGACCGGATGCTCGAGCTGCTGAACCTCGCGCATCGCGCCCACTGGAGGCAATCCGCCTCGCCGCTGGAGAGGATCTTCCTCTCTCGTTGGGATTCGGTGGCCGTTTCCCAGGACAGCTCCCTGGGGCCGGAGAGCCTGCGCAAGGCGGCGACCGCGGTCTTCGAGGCGCTGCGCGGCCTCAAGGAACGCAGCCCCAAGGCCGTCCACGAATACCTGAACAAGGCCCTGAGTTCGGTGAACAAGGCGAAGTGGGCCTTGGTGAAGACCGAGAAGGTGGTCGAGGTCTTCGCGCCCTTCATTTACCGGACGGACTTCCGCTTCGTCACCGAGGCCTTGGCGAAATACCAAATCGAGGAAGAGGAGTTTGCGGCGAGGCCCGAAGACATCGATTGGCGCCATTACATCCTCAAGGTCCTCGAGCCCGGCCTGCGGCGCTGGTGCTATCCGGTCCTCGAGGGGAAACCGGTGGAGAAACTAAGCGTCCCGGAGGGATTTTGCATACCGCGGGAGGGCCGCGCCGGCCTTCGCATCGCGGGGAGGGGGCGCTGA
- a CDS encoding NAD-dependent epimerase/dehydratase family protein yields MAVLLTGATGFLGSYLAAELLKGQDGPLCLLVRARRPKEAEGRLWRSLQLHFDYDSFQRLYRSRMKVYLGDITQKDLGLSAEAREDLRSRVDSVIHCAASLNRRSYEICLNVNVKGTLEVVKFAQELARHGALRRFSNVSTVAVSGHRRGETVKEEGAIRWNAPDLDAYGATKKMAEHLARELLPQGAVLTFRPSAIIGDSRFAATTQFDMVRAFAWLAKAPALPLDPDWRIDIVPADFTARAIAELHRRERPKHDVYHLSSGTDSLSYREVVAVLGGGRRPFLPRLQRPFTRLCDWLSDRRPNWRISRMAMLFKFFMPHLVEDAVYDNARLKEELGEGPPSFGAYAKALMAYAEEHRFKYPYRPLPEPPVLEAAS; encoded by the coding sequence ATGGCCGTATTACTGACAGGCGCGACGGGTTTTCTGGGCTCTTACTTGGCCGCGGAGTTGCTCAAGGGCCAGGACGGCCCCCTCTGCCTGCTGGTCCGCGCGCGGCGTCCGAAGGAGGCCGAGGGGCGGCTGTGGCGTTCCCTCCAGCTGCACTTCGATTATGACAGTTTCCAGCGGCTGTACCGGAGCCGAATGAAGGTCTACCTCGGCGATATCACCCAAAAGGATCTAGGTTTGAGCGCGGAGGCTCGCGAAGACCTGCGGAGCCGCGTCGATTCCGTAATCCATTGCGCGGCCTCGCTCAATCGTCGCTCCTACGAGATCTGCCTCAACGTCAACGTGAAGGGGACCCTGGAGGTCGTCAAGTTCGCCCAGGAACTGGCCCGGCACGGGGCCCTCCGGCGTTTCAGCAACGTCTCGACCGTCGCCGTCTCGGGGCACCGCCGCGGCGAGACGGTGAAAGAGGAGGGGGCGATCCGATGGAACGCGCCGGATCTCGACGCCTACGGCGCCACCAAAAAAATGGCCGAGCACCTGGCGCGCGAGCTGTTGCCGCAGGGCGCGGTTCTGACCTTCCGGCCCAGCGCCATCATCGGCGATTCGCGCTTCGCGGCGACCACCCAATTCGACATGGTGCGGGCCTTCGCCTGGTTGGCGAAGGCGCCGGCGCTGCCGCTGGACCCGGATTGGAGGATCGACATCGTGCCCGCCGATTTCACGGCACGGGCGATCGCCGAGCTCCATCGCCGCGAGCGGCCGAAGCACGATGTCTACCACCTCAGCTCCGGGACCGATTCGCTCAGCTACCGCGAGGTCGTCGCGGTCTTGGGCGGCGGCAGGAGACCCTTCTTGCCCAGGCTCCAGCGCCCCTTCACGAGGCTTTGCGACTGGCTGTCCGATCGCCGTCCCAATTGGCGTATCTCGCGCATGGCGATGCTGTTTAAATTCTTCATGCCGCACCTGGTGGAAGACGCCGTCTACGACAATGCCAGGTTGAAGGAGGAGTTGGGGGAGGGGCCGCCCAGCTTCGGGGCCTACGCCAAGGCCTTGATGGCCTATGCCGAGGAGCATCGCTTCAAATATCCCTATCGCCCACTCCCTGAACCGCCCGTTTTGGAGGCCGCCTCATGA